A genomic segment from Halorubrum depositum encodes:
- a CDS encoding metallophosphoesterase: MARGEPVSVEPIVGEPAAVADLGGERALLVADVHAGIEVGLRYERGVELDDRADERRERLCALLAETDADRLVVLGDLAHRIAAPEGDEREELETLIRAVTDRVPMTLVEGNHDAGVAEAFADDLDVIGGGGGVIGGGGAREADGESSRTGRVAVLHGHTWPDPALLDADVVCMGHEHPQVRLEDAVGGSRVERAWLRGRLDPAAFVDDDGSTAAASGDPPELVVFPAFNERSGGTWVNVDGQSFLAPFLPDALPAGDAYLLDGTRLGDFRRI, encoded by the coding sequence ATGGCGCGTGGCGAGCCGGTCAGCGTCGAGCCGATCGTCGGCGAACCCGCCGCCGTGGCCGACCTCGGCGGCGAGCGCGCGCTGCTCGTCGCCGACGTCCACGCCGGCATCGAGGTCGGCCTCCGCTACGAGCGAGGGGTCGAGCTCGACGACCGGGCCGACGAGCGCCGCGAGCGGCTCTGCGCGCTCCTCGCCGAGACCGACGCCGACCGGCTCGTCGTCCTCGGCGACCTCGCCCACCGCATCGCGGCGCCAGAGGGCGACGAGCGCGAGGAGCTGGAGACTCTGATCCGGGCGGTGACCGACCGGGTCCCAATGACGCTCGTCGAGGGGAACCACGACGCGGGCGTCGCTGAGGCGTTCGCCGACGACCTCGACGTGATCGGGGGCGGCGGCGGCGTTATCGGAGGCGGAGGCGCCCGCGAAGCGGACGGAGAGAGCAGCCGGACCGGCCGCGTCGCGGTCCTCCACGGCCACACGTGGCCGGATCCGGCGCTGCTCGACGCCGATGTGGTGTGTATGGGCCACGAGCACCCGCAGGTGCGGCTGGAGGACGCGGTCGGCGGCTCGCGCGTGGAGCGCGCGTGGCTCCGCGGCCGGCTCGATCCGGCGGCGTTCGTCGATGACGACGGTTCGACGGCAGCCGCCTCCGGCGACCCGCCCGAACTCGTCGTCTTCCCGGCGTTCAACGAGCGCTCCGGGGGGACGTGGGTGAACGTCGACGGGCAGTCGTTCCTCGCGCCGTTCCTCCCCGACGCGCTCCCGGCGGGCGACGCGTACCTGCTCGACGGGACTCGGCTCGGCGACTTCCGGCGGATCTGA
- a CDS encoding putative phosphothreonine lyase domain-containing protein, which yields MVTDRAPTEIDEAGRHWLRVKGVTGFPREARDGYFPRHGVTRPAATTEADLPAVDRGREDALPADAETVADADRLALETTYLSGKWLIERPPETVDELWEGVVDDVAAERFWDAKVTTLAGCEAFGETDHAVLVFTPNYFDREDVDRVRRRLREAHGVTEAIRYRPDVYTLDGAHEERLGGLTDSAASRFRA from the coding sequence ATGGTCACCGACCGCGCGCCGACCGAGATCGACGAGGCGGGGCGGCACTGGCTCCGAGTCAAGGGCGTGACGGGGTTCCCGCGGGAGGCCCGCGACGGCTACTTCCCGAGACACGGGGTGACGCGGCCCGCGGCGACGACGGAGGCGGACCTGCCGGCGGTCGACCGAGGGCGGGAGGACGCGCTCCCGGCCGACGCCGAGACCGTCGCCGACGCCGACCGGCTCGCGCTCGAAACGACGTACCTGAGCGGAAAGTGGCTGATCGAGCGCCCGCCCGAGACGGTCGACGAGCTCTGGGAGGGTGTGGTCGACGACGTCGCGGCCGAGCGGTTCTGGGACGCGAAGGTCACGACGCTGGCGGGGTGCGAGGCGTTCGGCGAGACGGACCACGCCGTGCTCGTGTTCACGCCCAACTACTTCGACCGGGAGGACGTCGACCGGGTGCGACGCCGGCTCAGAGAGGCCCACGGGGTGACCGAGGCGATCCGGTACCGACCCGACGTGTACACGCTCGACGGGGCCCACGAGGAGCGGCTCGGCGGGCTCACCGACTCGGCGGCGTCGCGGTTCCGGGCCTGA
- a CDS encoding Zn-ribbon domain-containing OB-fold protein, whose translation MSENTQTDDQTFEAAEYADGTVTYPPHTVSPNGAERVGTVDLREREGRVVTWTTSTATPPGVREPNTLAIVEFDMGEEYDGPVVRALGQVAPRADADDAGESGDVDVDIGDRVEPVYADDLREPGAGIREPESQEWDGFRFRPVE comes from the coding sequence ATGAGCGAGAACACTCAGACGGACGACCAGACCTTCGAGGCGGCCGAGTACGCGGACGGGACGGTCACCTACCCGCCCCACACCGTGAGCCCGAACGGCGCCGAGCGGGTCGGGACGGTCGACCTCCGCGAGCGCGAGGGTCGCGTCGTCACGTGGACGACGTCGACGGCGACACCGCCGGGCGTCCGCGAGCCCAACACCCTCGCGATCGTCGAGTTCGACATGGGCGAGGAGTACGACGGCCCGGTGGTCCGGGCGCTCGGGCAGGTCGCGCCGCGCGCGGACGCTGACGACGCCGGCGAGTCCGGCGACGTCGACGTCGACATCGGCGACCGCGTCGAACCGGTCTACGCCGACGACCTCAGGGAGCCGGGCGCGGGGATCCGCGAGCCGGAGAGCCAGGAGTGGGACGGCTTCCGGTTCCGGCCGGTCGAGTAG